A part of Leptospira wolffii serovar Khorat str. Khorat-H2 genomic DNA contains:
- a CDS encoding cytochrome-c peroxidase, with product MNQRQILTFGLVLAVVLTDCGPSEKTKQLIEDAKRSFGTLPAKMPGSEKDTPERIALGEKLYFEKRLSINDSQSCSSCHNTVGKGAGVDNLPTSPGALGKNGDRNSPTSLNAGFHIVQFWDGRAADLKAQAKGPILNPVEMAMPSEAAVEKKLSEIPEYVELFAKAFPDQEKKITYDNLAEAIAAFERTLVTKDRFDEFQNGNHRALSSEEQKGLETFISTGCISCHYGPLLGGNGFRKLGQEHPYENTVDLGRFAVTKVDADKYFFKVPSLRNIALTAPYFHDGKVATLEDAVKKMAYLQLGKELSAEEVNSIVSFLKALSDKNRSN from the coding sequence ATGAATCAAAGACAAATCCTGACATTCGGTCTGGTCTTAGCGGTCGTATTGACTGACTGCGGACCTTCCGAAAAGACTAAACAATTGATCGAGGATGCGAAGAGAAGTTTCGGAACCCTGCCAGCTAAGATGCCGGGGTCCGAAAAAGATACTCCGGAGCGTATCGCTCTTGGGGAAAAACTATACTTCGAGAAACGCCTCTCCATCAACGATTCCCAATCTTGCAGTTCCTGCCACAATACGGTCGGAAAGGGTGCCGGAGTGGACAATTTACCGACTTCTCCCGGAGCCCTGGGTAAGAATGGAGACAGAAATTCTCCTACTTCTCTGAACGCGGGTTTCCATATCGTCCAGTTCTGGGACGGAAGAGCGGCGGATCTAAAAGCACAGGCCAAGGGTCCAATATTGAACCCGGTAGAGATGGCGATGCCTTCCGAAGCGGCTGTAGAAAAGAAACTCTCCGAGATTCCGGAATATGTGGAATTATTCGCTAAGGCTTTCCCGGACCAGGAAAAGAAAATCACCTATGACAATTTGGCAGAAGCGATTGCTGCTTTTGAGAGAACTTTGGTGACTAAGGATAGATTCGACGAGTTCCAGAATGGAAATCATAGGGCGCTCAGCTCCGAAGAGCAAAAAGGATTAGAAACCTTCATTAGCACAGGATGTATTTCCTGCCATTACGGGCCTTTACTCGGAGGAAACGGCTTCCGGAAACTCGGACAAGAGCACCCGTATGAGAATACTGTCGATTTGGGAAGATTCGCGGTGACCAAGGTCGACGCGGATAAATACTTCTTTAAGGTGCCTTCTCTCCGAAATATCGCCTTAACGGCTCCTTATTTTCACGACGGAAAGGTCGCAACCCTGGAAGATGCGGTTAAGAAAATGGCCTACCTGCAACTCGGAAAAGAGCTTTCCGCAGAAGAGGTAAATTCGATAGTATCGTTCTTGAAAGCTTTATCCGATAAAAATCGGTCTAACTAA
- a CDS encoding helix-turn-helix domain-containing protein, with translation MDQFPVFLLHFWIQFGTALCLLLACMELAKKRETGSPGGMLFLSLILALVESRLGLSLVPGSWEHIWAWPVFFPAVWAVGPTLLLISRNMVQFALDREIRIRPHFLPALVLLFFEAVSYIFLPKETLQGFIRNAIQGSQVDILTGVSIFGFIHQTVYSVYLWILFRRVSSEGEVPLSSLVYSILFVIFATIQLCWFGYFLKSQTLLAIGSSFQTLGIVLIYLFSARYPNFFISLKSEIQQKRYERTQLDGLDLDSVHTRLKELLELDRIYREETLKIQDLASKLLISPHQLSRILNETYGKNFNEFLNSYRVEEAKDLLLREKERTVLSVAYEVGFNTKSTFNAQFLKITGMTPLEWRKKGSKL, from the coding sequence TTGGACCAGTTTCCGGTTTTTTTACTGCATTTTTGGATTCAATTCGGGACGGCTCTTTGCCTCCTACTCGCTTGCATGGAGCTTGCGAAAAAGAGAGAAACCGGATCTCCCGGGGGGATGCTCTTTCTCTCCTTGATTCTCGCCTTGGTGGAGAGTCGGTTGGGCCTGAGTCTGGTTCCCGGTTCCTGGGAACACATCTGGGCCTGGCCGGTTTTCTTTCCTGCAGTCTGGGCAGTGGGGCCAACTCTTCTTCTTATCTCCCGAAATATGGTTCAGTTCGCATTGGATCGGGAGATTCGGATTCGCCCGCATTTTCTCCCGGCATTGGTCCTTCTCTTTTTCGAAGCGGTTTCCTATATTTTTCTCCCGAAGGAAACTCTCCAAGGCTTCATTAGAAACGCGATCCAAGGAAGCCAGGTGGATATATTAACCGGAGTGTCCATCTTCGGATTCATCCACCAGACGGTTTACTCCGTCTATCTTTGGATTCTATTTCGCAGAGTTTCCAGCGAAGGAGAGGTCCCGTTATCTTCTCTGGTCTATTCCATTCTATTCGTAATCTTTGCGACCATCCAACTTTGCTGGTTCGGATACTTTCTAAAAAGCCAGACTCTTCTCGCAATCGGATCTTCTTTCCAGACTCTGGGGATCGTATTGATTTATCTTTTTTCGGCGAGGTATCCTAACTTCTTCATTTCTCTCAAGTCGGAGATCCAACAGAAAAGATACGAGAGAACCCAACTCGACGGACTGGACCTGGACTCCGTCCATACACGTTTAAAGGAATTATTGGAGTTGGACCGAATCTACAGAGAGGAAACCTTGAAGATACAGGACTTGGCATCCAAACTTCTCATCTCTCCCCACCAACTTTCCCGGATCTTGAACGAAACCTACGGAAAGAATTTCAACGAGTTCCTGAATTCCTATCGGGTCGAGGAGGCAAAAGACCTTCTCTTGCGGGAAAAGGAGAGAACGGTTCTGTCCGTGGCTTACGAAGTAGGCTTCAATACCAAATCCACATTCAATGCCCAATTCCTGAAAATCACAGGAATGACACCTTTGGAGTGGAGAAAAAAGGGTAGTAAACTATAA
- a CDS encoding citrate/2-methylcitrate synthase: MSEFVELKVGDQTHRIPLITGTDGKKGIDIRDLHDKTGLTSYDPGFFNTAYAQSKISRRDPLTGDLHYRGYDVAELVHYSTFVETSYLLIYGELPSEKQLKEFSTKLSKHSLIHEDMINLFDGFPGRAHPLAVLSVMVSSLSSYYQDEYEEYLDRGIDQAARLLAKIRTISAFSYKKMIGQPFVYPVDRHPYCTNFLYMLFSLPSVKYQPLEDHDRILNQLWILYADHEQNVSNTTVQLIGSTQANIFASVSSAINALWGSREGGRQVAAVELVEDIIKSKLSVADYFERMKKGEAIVHSTCFGHDAYKAKSKRSTIAQKLFVDFYKQKKLDPIAEIALQVDEHLSKDSFYLEKNLYPNLEFYSAILFHSLGIPKELFTAMQAIGKLPGWLAHWREQRMNENQSKVRPRQIYMGESHRKYKQILER, translated from the coding sequence ATGAGCGAATTTGTGGAATTAAAAGTGGGAGACCAGACCCATCGAATCCCCCTAATCACGGGAACCGACGGTAAGAAAGGAATCGATATCCGGGATCTGCACGACAAAACCGGACTCACCTCTTACGACCCAGGCTTCTTCAATACTGCATACGCGCAGAGTAAAATCTCTCGCAGGGACCCTCTCACCGGAGATCTACACTACCGTGGATACGACGTCGCGGAATTGGTCCATTATTCCACATTCGTGGAGACTAGTTATCTGCTCATCTACGGAGAACTTCCCAGCGAAAAGCAGCTTAAGGAATTTTCCACCAAACTTTCCAAACACAGCCTCATACACGAAGATATGATCAATCTATTCGACGGATTTCCGGGCAGGGCTCACCCTCTGGCGGTTCTTTCCGTAATGGTATCTTCTCTCTCCAGTTATTATCAGGACGAATACGAGGAATATTTGGATCGAGGCATAGACCAAGCCGCCAGACTACTCGCCAAGATCAGGACCATCTCCGCATTTTCCTACAAAAAGATGATCGGACAGCCTTTCGTTTATCCGGTAGATCGCCATCCTTATTGTACGAATTTCTTATATATGCTTTTTTCTCTTCCTTCTGTGAAATACCAACCTTTGGAAGACCACGACCGTATCCTAAACCAACTCTGGATTCTGTATGCGGATCACGAGCAAAACGTCTCCAACACGACCGTCCAACTTATCGGATCCACCCAAGCCAATATCTTCGCCTCCGTTTCCTCCGCGATCAACGCGCTCTGGGGTTCGAGAGAAGGTGGACGACAAGTCGCCGCAGTGGAACTCGTCGAAGATATCATCAAATCCAAACTTTCCGTGGCGGACTACTTCGAAAGAATGAAAAAAGGAGAAGCGATCGTCCATTCCACTTGTTTCGGTCACGACGCATATAAGGCAAAAAGTAAACGCTCCACTATCGCGCAGAAATTATTCGTGGATTTTTATAAGCAAAAGAAACTGGATCCGATCGCGGAGATTGCGCTACAAGTCGACGAGCATCTAAGCAAGGATTCCTTCTACTTGGAAAAGAATCTTTATCCGAACCTGGAATTCTACAGCGCTATCCTATTCCACAGTCTCGGAATTCCGAAAGAGCTATTCACCGCTATGCAGGCGATCGGTAAACTCCCCGGCTGGCTTGCACACTGGAGAGAGCAAAGGATGAACGAAAACCAGAGCAAGGTCCGCCCAAGACAGATCTACATGGGAGAATCTCACAGGAAGTATAAGCAAATCCTGGAGAGATAA
- a CDS encoding M24 family metallopeptidase yields the protein MSVESYSKEELEAYKKVQAIAYEAVEAVRKELFPGITEKQAARKIDDYIRKAGGTSFFHYGFAWFGDRTAFRGFKRPLSLGYLTRGEGLLPHFGGKFQPSNRRLEEGMAVILDVAPTFAGRAADIGYSFSFGENPEHDRSLMDLEEYRSLILRRVLEERTLSEIYLEVDARIRAGGYVNCHSVYPQGVLGHKVGRLPAYNLPGGRVNGFPFQTFAYLLPQMVKQFLPGNSGHSPLWSESSHYRAEPGLWAVEPHIGKIYSGPNAFRSFGSKWEEILVVTESTAYWLDDDLPHVRLWKEKKSKTSRNAKAREKAAV from the coding sequence ATGTCCGTTGAGTCTTATTCCAAAGAAGAATTAGAAGCTTATAAGAAAGTGCAGGCCATCGCTTATGAGGCGGTGGAAGCCGTGAGAAAGGAATTGTTTCCTGGGATCACGGAAAAACAAGCCGCAAGAAAAATCGACGATTATATCCGTAAGGCGGGAGGAACCTCCTTCTTCCATTATGGATTCGCATGGTTCGGAGACCGCACCGCATTCCGCGGATTCAAGAGGCCTCTTTCTTTAGGATATCTAACGAGAGGAGAAGGACTGCTTCCCCATTTCGGAGGAAAATTTCAACCTTCCAATCGCAGATTAGAAGAAGGGATGGCGGTCATTCTGGATGTGGCTCCCACGTTTGCGGGCAGGGCTGCGGACATAGGATACTCTTTTTCCTTCGGAGAAAACCCGGAACATGATCGTAGTCTTATGGATCTGGAAGAATACAGGTCCCTCATCCTCAGAAGAGTCCTGGAGGAAAGAACCCTATCAGAGATCTATCTGGAAGTGGATGCAAGGATTCGCGCCGGCGGATACGTTAACTGTCATTCCGTTTATCCTCAGGGAGTGCTGGGTCATAAGGTAGGAAGACTTCCCGCCTATAATCTTCCGGGAGGGAGAGTGAACGGTTTTCCATTCCAGACATTCGCTTATCTACTTCCACAGATGGTAAAACAGTTCCTGCCTGGAAATTCAGGACATTCTCCTCTATGGAGCGAATCCTCCCATTACCGGGCCGAGCCGGGGCTCTGGGCGGTGGAACCGCATATAGGCAAGATCTATTCCGGTCCGAACGCTTTCCGTTCTTTCGGTTCCAAATGGGAGGAGATTCTGGTGGTGACAGAATCCACCGCGTATTGGTTGGACGACGATCTTCCTCATGTTCGCCTATGGAAGGAGAAAAAATCCAAGACATCGCGCAACGCGAAGGCTCGGGAGAAGGCCGCCGTTTAA